Proteins from one Lachnospiraceae bacterium KGMB03038 genomic window:
- a CDS encoding ABC transporter ATP-binding protein — protein sequence MLEVSGLSFHYQPHVPVLTDLTFSVLDGEIVGLLGKNGVGKTTTLKLILGLLPIEKGSICLSNYSLNLHPMQYKKQINYVSDNHDIYNNLTGKEYLNFIADMYEVPSETRDKIYTPLIKAFQVEKYLNSPIKKLSHGTKQKIAIIASLVNDPLLWVLDEPMTGLDVEAVQVLKELIKSRTAYGKSVLFSSHILEICENLCDKIVIMQAGTIKKTIELRDNPSDTSLEDIYMEVVNDVPMDKDFSIKQNNK from the coding sequence GTGTTAGAAGTGTCCGGCTTGTCTTTTCATTATCAACCTCATGTTCCTGTGCTGACCGATCTTACTTTTTCTGTATTAGATGGAGAAATCGTTGGTCTGTTAGGAAAGAACGGGGTTGGGAAAACTACAACCTTAAAGCTGATATTAGGATTGTTACCGATTGAAAAAGGTTCTATCTGCCTTAGCAATTACTCACTGAATCTACATCCCATGCAATACAAGAAACAAATTAACTATGTCTCTGACAACCATGACATATACAACAATCTTACGGGAAAAGAATATTTGAATTTCATAGCCGATATGTACGAAGTACCTTCTGAAACAAGAGATAAAATTTATACTCCGCTGATAAAAGCGTTTCAGGTTGAAAAATATCTGAACAGCCCTATTAAAAAATTATCTCATGGAACAAAGCAGAAAATTGCTATTATAGCTTCGTTGGTTAATGATCCCCTGCTTTGGGTATTAGATGAACCGATGACTGGACTGGATGTAGAAGCTGTTCAGGTATTAAAGGAATTGATTAAATCCAGAACGGCTTATGGGAAATCTGTTCTGTTCTCATCTCACATATTGGAAATTTGTGAAAATTTGTGTGATAAAATTGTTATTATGCAAGCTGGAACAATTAAGAAAACAATCGAGCTTCGAGATAACCCTTCCGATACTTCTTTGGAGGATATTTATATGGAGGTGGTTAATGATGTACCGATGGACAAAGATTTTTCAATTAAGCAAAACAATAAGTAA
- a CDS encoding DUF4316 domain-containing protein: MEVNQFAWYQLKTTPENRLIRFRCYKELQEKKIPVRHENYGQVYLGRMKNGDTPASIRKRLEEHPPRSIACHSLSVSDVLVLNSNGEITAYYVDKEGFIVIAGFLRLGSSGALISYDTIDFHIEGKEGSWLAYDSIIIDGREFFLMEHTAYGAQAANVVLDGDGNLVVDNVFHGFDETVKQQIREYLHPQKTEPAEVKQDKPVLENWQKAYENGEYLRSAEITEEQNYDMIDGRMNNLPLKPRKIGERISVLDRLHLKQAEIARKSGKPVPQMAAEEEMERRRK, encoded by the coding sequence GTGGAAGTCAATCAGTTTGCATGGTATCAGCTAAAGACAACGCCGGAAAACCGCCTGATCCGGTTCCGCTGTTATAAGGAGCTGCAGGAGAAGAAAATCCCGGTGCGCCATGAGAATTATGGGCAGGTATATCTGGGGCGGATGAAAAACGGCGATACGCCCGCAAGCATCCGGAAACGTCTGGAAGAACATCCGCCCCGTTCCATAGCCTGCCATTCCCTTAGTGTCAGTGATGTGCTTGTCTTAAACAGCAATGGTGAGATTACCGCTTACTATGTGGATAAAGAGGGATTTATCGTGATTGCGGGCTTTCTCCGCCTGGGTTCTTCCGGTGCGCTGATCTCTTATGATACGATAGACTTCCATATCGAGGGAAAAGAGGGAAGCTGGCTTGCATACGACAGCATCATCATAGATGGCCGGGAATTTTTCCTGATGGAGCATACCGCATACGGGGCGCAGGCGGCAAATGTAGTCCTTGACGGGGACGGAAATCTGGTAGTGGACAATGTTTTCCATGGTTTTGATGAAACCGTCAAACAGCAGATCCGTGAGTATCTGCATCCGCAAAAGACGGAGCCTGCAGAGGTTAAACAAGATAAGCCGGTTTTGGAAAACTGGCAGAAAGCCTATGAAAACGGGGAATATCTGCGGAGCGCAGAGATTACAGAAGAACAGAATTATGATATGATCGACGGGCGCATGAACAATTTGCCATTGAAACCACGGAAGATCGGGGAGCGTATCTCTGTCCTGGATCGTCTCCATCTGAAGCAGGCGGAGATTGCCAGAAAGAGCGGGAAGCCTGTGCCGCAGATGGCGGCGGAAGAAGAAATGGAGCGGAGAAGAAAATAA
- a CDS encoding conjugal transfer protein, with protein sequence MLCPVCGCKIRLKIREDTVLENFPLYCLKCKHETLIAVRQLNMFVI encoded by the coding sequence ATTTTATGTCCAGTCTGTGGCTGTAAAATCCGGTTAAAAATCCGGGAAGATACGGTTCTTGAAAATTTCCCACTATACTGTCTGAAATGCAAACATGAAACGCTGATAGCAGTACGTCAACTGAATATGTTCGTTATCTGA
- a CDS encoding rlx protein, which translates to MAILKHIASKNADYGEAQRYLMFQYNEDTMKPILDENGRLIPREEYYLDGINCDPFTFDMECKELNAQYRKNQTYDEIKSHHYILSFDPKDVEEGGLTGERAQQLGLEYARKNFPGHQALVCTHTDGHNRSSNIHVHIVINSLRKLDVERRDFMERPCDSRAGFKHHLTNDYLSYLKQDVMDLCHREQLHQVDLLSPAEKKITDREYHARRRGQKKMDKLNREMTAGGITPRKTKFETQKDFLRSAIEESAASAHSLEEFQKLLTEKYHISLKVSRGRFSYLHPERGKYITGRSLGTRYEKEYLLSVWEKNARRLQHLPPGAAISDERSAFADQNDLPAFVFIKSDLRLVVDLQSCAKAQASSAYARKVRLSNLQQMAKTVAYIQEHGYDTEDDLKNAFTEAQAQTADMRKALRSTEKKLRQVNEQIHYTGQYLANKSVYRQYLNSRNKKKFRQEHQTEITLYETARKVLKGYSEDGKLPSMKLLKAEKEKLTARKNSQYDAYQNLRKYVKELNTVQANLAAFLGKDRSRQNEQEKDNARS; encoded by the coding sequence ATGGCAATCCTGAAGCATATCGCCAGTAAAAATGCCGATTATGGGGAGGCACAGCGTTATCTGATGTTTCAATATAATGAAGATACCATGAAGCCGATCCTGGATGAGAATGGCAGGCTGATTCCCCGTGAAGAATATTACCTGGACGGCATCAACTGTGATCCTTTTACTTTTGATATGGAATGTAAAGAACTGAACGCACAGTACCGTAAAAATCAGACCTATGATGAAATCAAATCTCATCATTACATTTTGAGTTTTGATCCAAAAGATGTGGAAGAAGGCGGGCTGACCGGAGAGCGGGCGCAGCAGCTCGGCCTGGAGTATGCCAGGAAAAATTTTCCCGGTCATCAGGCTCTGGTCTGTACTCATACGGACGGGCATAACAGAAGCAGCAACATCCATGTACATATTGTAATTAACAGCCTGCGGAAACTTGATGTGGAACGCCGGGACTTCATGGAACGTCCCTGCGATTCCCGTGCCGGTTTTAAACATCATCTCACGAATGATTACCTCTCCTATCTGAAACAGGATGTGATGGATCTGTGCCATCGGGAACAGCTCCACCAGGTTGATCTGCTCTCTCCTGCGGAAAAGAAAATAACTGACCGGGAATATCACGCACGGCGCAGAGGGCAGAAAAAAATGGACAAGTTGAACCGGGAAATGACTGCCGGCGGCATCACCCCACGCAAAACAAAATTTGAAACACAGAAAGATTTCCTCCGCAGCGCCATTGAAGAATCTGCCGCTTCCGCTCACAGTCTGGAAGAATTTCAGAAGCTGCTCACTGAAAAATACCATATTTCCCTCAAGGTCAGCCGTGGACGATTCAGCTATCTCCATCCGGAGCGTGGGAAATATATTACAGGGCGAAGCCTGGGAACACGATATGAAAAGGAATATCTACTGTCAGTTTGGGAGAAAAATGCCAGACGCCTGCAGCACCTGCCGCCTGGAGCAGCCATATCCGACGAGCGCTCTGCCTTTGCGGATCAGAATGATCTACCCGCTTTCGTCTTTATCAAATCCGATCTCCGGCTTGTGGTTGACCTGCAAAGCTGCGCTAAAGCGCAGGCCAGTTCTGCTTATGCCCGGAAAGTCCGATTGTCCAATTTACAGCAGATGGCAAAAACTGTCGCATATATCCAGGAGCACGGATATGACACCGAAGATGATCTGAAAAACGCATTTACAGAAGCACAGGCACAGACCGCCGATATGCGAAAAGCGCTCCGCTCTACGGAAAAGAAATTGCGGCAGGTGAATGAACAGATCCATTATACAGGACAATACCTGGCAAATAAATCTGTATACCGCCAGTATCTTAACAGCAGGAATAAGAAGAAGTTCCGCCAGGAACATCAGACAGAAATCACTCTTTATGAAACTGCCCGTAAGGTACTGAAAGGATACTCGGAAGATGGAAAGCTGCCGTCCATGAAGCTCCTGAAAGCAGAAAAGGAAAAACTGACTGCACGGAAAAACAGCCAGTATGACGCATACCAGAATCTCCGGAAATATGTAAAAGAGTTGAATACTGTCCAGGCAAACCTAGCAGCTTTCCTGGGGAAAGACCGCTCCCGGCAGAATGAACAGGAAAAAGATAACGCACGTTCCTGA
- a CDS encoding MobC family plasmid mobilization relaxosome protein: MARPRKQKELRRTHPVMLRFTDTEYERLLSLAESASLPLAEYIRKQVTGKQVKIKYEIVADLPELKKLIAEFGKIGSNLNQIARHFNSGGIHSQEMRTRINQGISDIYEMKYEVLKMTGDFLSLSPGDASGQKGDSFHGNPEAYRQ; this comes from the coding sequence ATGGCTAGACCGAGAAAACAAAAGGAACTGAGGCGCACCCACCCCGTCATGCTCCGTTTCACGGACACAGAGTATGAACGCCTTTTATCCCTTGCAGAATCCGCAAGCCTTCCCCTCGCAGAGTATATCCGGAAACAAGTCACAGGGAAACAGGTGAAAATCAAATATGAGATTGTGGCAGATCTGCCGGAACTTAAAAAGCTGATCGCAGAGTTTGGCAAGATCGGAAGTAACCTAAATCAGATTGCCCGCCACTTTAACAGCGGCGGTATCCATTCACAGGAAATGCGAACAAGAATTAACCAGGGGATTTCTGATATTTATGAGATGAAGTACGAAGTTTTGAAAATGACAGGAGACTTCCTCTCCCTCTCTCCGGGAGATGCTTCTGGTCAGAAAGGAGACTCCTTCCATGGCAATCCTGAAGCATATCGCCAGTAA